From Cellulomonas dongxiuzhuiae, the proteins below share one genomic window:
- a CDS encoding DUF4914 family protein, whose protein sequence is MSVTVTGPLADVSLAPEVRAALEASPRLVVPATREELYRLALGPEGGPTFTVEYDVDGTMVPEATITRCRNGVAVNYPEDYMRRRDPDCMRIADDLPTDKPRYRDVFGAEFDPTRTETLEWLATQELVVVPFKAGGPRFGYPSLAIVPLNSAFFALTLVDLQGWVTFDEIGPFTPRSILYVAPPFRHTHFGGRQVVVHNRSRDLHEVWAYNLYPGPSAKKGVFSVLLDIGEQEGWLTAHASSVRVTTPYENETVIMHEGASGGGKSEMCQEIRREDDGRILVGTNVVRNEPYHITLGETSALAPVTDDMTLCHPSVQKGNGRLVVADAEAGWFVRVDGMTSYGEDPAFERAVIHPQEPVLFLSIDGVPDATALPWEHTLDSNGKRCPNPRVVIPRSFIKNVISEPQEVDVRTFGVRMPLCTRDKPSYGIMGMMHIIPPSLAWVWRLIAPRGDKNPSIGESKDVKKTLKHGGMVAEGVGSYWPFSTGTKVAAANLLLRQIVENDRTRYVLVPNQHIGAYKVGFSAEWLTREYMARRGGGRIHPEHLTPARCALFGYRPKDVKLDGQQIRPTLLQPEYQSQVGLEAYDAGAQILTDFFRSELEQFLTDELDPLGRQIIEVVLRGGTVEDYEALTPLYV, encoded by the coding sequence ATGAGCGTCACCGTGACCGGTCCCCTGGCGGACGTGTCTCTCGCACCCGAGGTGCGTGCGGCCCTGGAGGCAAGTCCGCGTCTGGTCGTCCCCGCGACGCGCGAGGAGCTCTACCGGCTCGCGCTGGGGCCCGAGGGCGGACCCACGTTCACCGTGGAGTACGACGTCGACGGCACCATGGTGCCGGAGGCCACGATCACCCGCTGCCGCAACGGCGTCGCGGTGAACTACCCCGAGGACTACATGCGCCGGCGCGACCCGGACTGCATGCGCATCGCCGACGACCTGCCGACCGACAAGCCGCGCTACCGCGACGTCTTCGGCGCGGAGTTCGACCCCACGCGCACCGAGACGCTCGAGTGGCTCGCGACCCAGGAGCTCGTCGTGGTGCCGTTCAAGGCCGGCGGTCCGCGGTTCGGCTACCCGTCGCTGGCGATCGTCCCGCTCAACAGCGCCTTCTTCGCGCTCACGCTGGTCGACCTGCAGGGCTGGGTGACGTTCGACGAGATCGGGCCGTTCACGCCCCGCTCGATCCTGTACGTCGCTCCCCCGTTCCGGCACACGCACTTCGGCGGCCGCCAGGTCGTCGTCCACAACCGCTCGCGCGATCTGCACGAGGTGTGGGCGTACAACCTGTACCCGGGGCCGAGCGCCAAGAAGGGCGTGTTCTCGGTCCTGCTCGACATCGGCGAGCAGGAGGGCTGGCTCACGGCCCACGCGTCGAGCGTGCGCGTCACGACGCCGTACGAGAACGAGACCGTGATCATGCACGAGGGCGCCTCGGGCGGCGGCAAGTCCGAGATGTGCCAGGAGATCCGGCGCGAGGACGACGGCCGCATCCTCGTGGGGACCAACGTCGTGCGCAACGAGCCGTACCACATCACCCTCGGCGAGACCTCGGCGCTGGCGCCGGTGACCGACGACATGACGCTGTGCCACCCGTCGGTGCAGAAGGGCAACGGCCGGCTCGTCGTCGCCGACGCCGAGGCCGGCTGGTTCGTGCGCGTCGACGGCATGACGAGCTACGGCGAGGACCCGGCGTTCGAGCGTGCCGTGATCCACCCGCAGGAGCCCGTGCTGTTCCTGTCGATCGACGGCGTCCCCGACGCCACCGCGCTGCCGTGGGAGCACACGCTCGACTCCAACGGCAAGCGGTGCCCCAACCCGCGCGTCGTCATCCCGCGCTCGTTCATCAAGAACGTCATCTCCGAGCCGCAGGAGGTCGACGTCCGCACGTTCGGCGTCCGGATGCCCCTGTGCACGCGCGACAAGCCCAGCTACGGGATCATGGGGATGATGCACATCATCCCGCCGTCGCTGGCGTGGGTGTGGCGCCTCATCGCCCCGCGCGGGGACAAGAACCCGTCGATCGGCGAGAGCAAGGACGTCAAGAAGACGCTCAAGCACGGCGGCATGGTCGCCGAGGGCGTCGGGTCGTACTGGCCGTTCTCGACGGGCACCAAGGTGGCCGCCGCGAACCTGCTGCTGCGCCAGATCGTCGAGAACGACCGCACGCGGTACGTCCTGGTGCCCAATCAGCACATCGGTGCGTACAAGGTCGGGTTCTCCGCCGAGTGGCTGACCCGCGAGTACATGGCCCGCCGCGGCGGCGGACGCATCCATCCCGAGCACCTGACCCCCGCGCGCTGCGCGCTGTTCGGCTACCGGCCCAAGGACGTCAAGCTCGACGGGCAGCAGATCCGCCCGACGCTGCTGCAGCCCGAGTACCAGTCGCAGGTGGGCCTCGAGGCCTACGACGCCGGCGCGCAGATCCTCACGGACTTCTTCCGTTCGGAGCTCGAGCAGTTCCTCACCGACGAGCTGGACCCGCTGGGTCGCCAGATCATCGAGGTCGTCCTGCGGGGCGGCACCGTCGAGGACTACGAGGCGCTCACACCGCTGTACGTCTGA
- a CDS encoding cation-translocating P-type ATPase, with protein MTSTAHDHDRRGTDPAAPDGVDDLPYAQEPDAVLERLGTTTSGLSADEAAARLRTVGPNRLPTAPRPSALRRFLSHFDDVLIYILLAAAVLKAFLGDWVDFGVILVVALVNALVGFLQEGQAERALDGIRTMLSLTATVRRDGRWTEVGAETLVPGDMVRVRSGDKVPADVRLVRATNLQVDESALTGESVPAVKDVAPVGADAGVGDRASMLFSGTIVAAGTGSGVVTATGARTEIGRIQALIAAVDHLDTPLTQQLGRLGMLLSRGILAMAFVMLVVGRVVHDFALPDLVSAAIGFAVAAVPEGLPALVTITLALGVQQMARQHAITRKLPAVEALGSVTTICSDKTGTLTRNEMTARTVVTAERTYAVEGLGYEPTGSVTLDGSPAPLAEHADLAALVRAGALCNDARVTAGDDGRWTIVGQPTEAALRTLALKTGADTAGTQRLAAVPFESAHKLSATLDRLADGTLRIHVLGAPDRLLDRSTTQRGPDGAPVPLDRAHWERTIDALGAQGLRVLAAAQRAAAPDTSGLALEDVATGLTFLGVVGIVDPPRPEAVAAIADCHRAGIAVKMITGDHAGTAVAVARELGIVPPGEDVQSLTGAELEAMSAEDLRRRVRDVDVYARTSPEHKIRIVRALQSHGEVVAMTGDGVNDAPALTRADIGIAMGIKGTEATKEAAEIVLADDNFATIERAVKEGRRIYDNIRKSVVFLLPTNGAQSLVILVAVLLGLALPLSPVQILWVNLVTAVTLSLALAYEPAEAGIMDRPPRSRKEAVLSRPSLAVVVWASLLIGGATLLLYLVEQQLGADDAVARTAAVTMLVLGQMAFLFSCRFLNGSSLTWRVLTGNRVVWVAVGSLLALQLVFTYAPFMQSWFGSAAIAPRDWGLALLIAVGVFLLCEVGKVLARRMRA; from the coding sequence ATGACGAGCACGGCCCACGACCACGACCGACGCGGCACGGACCCCGCCGCCCCGGACGGCGTCGACGACCTGCCCTACGCCCAGGAGCCGGACGCGGTGCTCGAGCGGCTCGGCACGACGACGTCGGGACTGAGCGCCGACGAGGCGGCCGCCCGCCTGCGGACGGTCGGCCCCAACCGGCTCCCCACGGCGCCGCGCCCCTCGGCGCTGCGCCGGTTCCTGTCGCACTTCGACGACGTGCTGATCTACATCCTGCTGGCCGCCGCCGTGCTCAAGGCGTTCCTGGGCGACTGGGTCGACTTCGGCGTCATCCTGGTGGTCGCGCTGGTCAACGCGCTCGTGGGCTTCCTGCAGGAGGGGCAGGCCGAGCGTGCGCTCGACGGCATCCGCACGATGCTCTCGCTCACCGCGACCGTGCGGCGCGACGGCCGGTGGACCGAGGTCGGCGCGGAGACGCTCGTGCCGGGCGACATGGTCCGCGTGCGCTCGGGCGACAAGGTGCCCGCGGACGTGCGGCTCGTGCGCGCGACGAACCTGCAGGTCGACGAGTCGGCGCTGACCGGCGAGTCGGTGCCGGCCGTCAAGGACGTGGCCCCCGTGGGCGCCGACGCGGGCGTCGGGGACCGCGCGAGCATGCTGTTCTCGGGCACCATCGTCGCGGCCGGCACCGGCAGCGGCGTCGTGACGGCCACGGGTGCCCGCACCGAGATCGGACGCATCCAGGCGCTCATCGCGGCCGTCGACCACCTCGACACGCCGCTGACGCAGCAGCTCGGGCGGCTCGGCATGCTGCTGTCGCGCGGGATCCTCGCCATGGCGTTCGTCATGCTCGTCGTCGGTCGGGTCGTCCACGACTTCGCGCTCCCGGACCTCGTGTCCGCCGCGATCGGGTTCGCCGTCGCGGCCGTCCCCGAGGGCCTGCCGGCGCTCGTGACCATCACCCTGGCCCTCGGCGTCCAGCAGATGGCGCGGCAGCACGCGATCACGCGCAAGCTGCCCGCGGTCGAGGCGCTCGGCTCCGTCACGACGATCTGCTCGGACAAGACCGGCACGCTGACGCGGAACGAGATGACGGCCCGCACGGTCGTCACGGCGGAGCGGACGTACGCCGTCGAGGGCCTGGGCTACGAGCCGACCGGGAGCGTGACCCTCGACGGGTCCCCCGCGCCGCTCGCCGAGCACGCGGACCTCGCCGCGCTGGTCCGTGCCGGTGCGCTGTGCAACGACGCCCGCGTGACGGCCGGCGACGACGGCCGGTGGACCATCGTCGGCCAGCCGACCGAGGCCGCGCTGCGCACGCTCGCCCTCAAGACGGGCGCCGACACGGCGGGCACGCAGCGGCTCGCCGCCGTGCCGTTCGAGTCGGCCCACAAGCTCTCCGCGACGCTCGACCGCCTCGCGGACGGCACGCTGCGCATCCACGTCCTCGGGGCCCCGGACCGGCTGCTGGACCGCTCGACCACGCAGCGCGGCCCGGACGGCGCACCGGTGCCGCTGGACCGCGCGCACTGGGAGCGCACGATCGACGCGCTCGGCGCGCAGGGCCTGCGTGTGCTCGCCGCCGCGCAGCGTGCCGCGGCGCCCGACACGTCCGGTCTCGCGCTCGAGGACGTCGCGACGGGGCTCACGTTCCTGGGCGTCGTCGGCATCGTCGACCCGCCCCGCCCCGAGGCCGTCGCCGCCATCGCCGACTGCCACCGCGCGGGGATCGCGGTCAAGATGATCACCGGCGACCACGCGGGCACCGCGGTGGCCGTCGCGCGCGAGCTCGGCATCGTCCCGCCGGGCGAGGACGTGCAGTCGCTCACGGGCGCCGAGCTCGAGGCCATGAGCGCCGAGGACCTGCGCCGCCGCGTGCGAGACGTCGACGTGTACGCGCGCACGAGCCCGGAGCACAAGATCCGCATCGTGCGGGCCTTGCAGTCGCACGGCGAGGTCGTCGCCATGACGGGCGACGGCGTCAACGACGCGCCCGCCCTGACGCGCGCCGACATCGGCATCGCGATGGGCATCAAGGGGACGGAGGCCACCAAGGAGGCGGCCGAGATCGTCCTGGCGGACGACAACTTCGCGACGATCGAGCGAGCCGTCAAGGAGGGGCGGCGGATCTACGACAACATCCGCAAGTCCGTGGTGTTCCTGCTCCCGACGAACGGCGCGCAGTCCCTCGTCATCCTCGTGGCCGTGCTGCTCGGTCTCGCGCTGCCGCTGAGCCCGGTCCAGATCCTGTGGGTCAACCTCGTCACCGCGGTGACCCTGTCGCTGGCGCTCGCGTACGAGCCTGCGGAGGCGGGGATCATGGACCGACCGCCCCGCTCGAGGAAGGAGGCGGTGCTGTCCCGGCCCTCGCTGGCCGTCGTCGTGTGGGCCTCGCTGCTCATCGGCGGCGCCACCCTGCTGCTCTACCTGGTGGAGCAGCAGCTCGGTGCGGACGACGCGGTGGCCCGGACCGCCGCCGTCACGATGCTCGTGCTCGGCCAGATGGCCTTCCTGTTCTCCTGCCGGTTCCTCAACGGCTCGAGCCTCACCTGGCGCGTCCTGACCGGGAACCGCGTCGTGTGGGTCGCCGTGGGGTCGCTGCTCGCGCTGCAGCTGGTCTTCACCTACGCGCCGTTCATGCAGTCGTGGTTCGGCTCCGCCGCCATCGCACCGCGCGACTGGGGCCTGGCACTGCTGATCGCCGTGGGTGTGTTCCTGCTGTGCGAGGTGGGCAAGGTCCTCGCCCGCCGCATGCGGGCCTGA
- a CDS encoding VOC family protein: protein MDLLIHYTFLPADDPEASLAFYRDVLGFDVRNDVGYGDMRWITVGPPAQPQTSIVLHPPAADPGITDDERRAIAALMAKGSYASVVLATSDVDAAFEKVQAGGAEVVQEPMDQPYGTRDCAFRDPAGNMVRINQV from the coding sequence ATGGACCTCCTCATCCACTACACGTTCCTCCCCGCCGACGACCCCGAGGCGTCGCTCGCGTTCTACCGCGACGTGCTCGGCTTCGACGTCCGCAACGACGTCGGGTACGGCGACATGCGCTGGATCACCGTCGGCCCGCCCGCGCAGCCGCAGACGTCGATCGTCCTGCACCCGCCCGCGGCGGACCCCGGGATCACCGACGACGAGCGGCGCGCCATCGCGGCGCTCATGGCGAAGGGCTCCTACGCGTCGGTCGTGCTGGCGACGTCCGACGTCGACGCCGCCTTCGAGAAGGTGCAGGCCGGGGGCGCCGAGGTGGTGCAGGAGCCGATGGACCAGCCGTACGGCACGCGGGACTGCGCGTTCCGCGACCCCGCGGGCAACATGGTCCGCATCAACCAGGTCTGA
- a CDS encoding helix-turn-helix transcriptional regulator yields the protein MATGTTSGTTRGDARLQELRLLRTVRDRMDRDYAQPLDVEALARGVHMSAGHLSRRFRAAFGESPYSYLMTRRVERAMTLLRRGDLSVTEVCFAVGCSSLGTFSTRFSELVGVPPSEYRRTAAADGAGIPSCVAKQVMRPQRDRSGSEKRQPHASS from the coding sequence ATGGCGACCGGCACGACCAGCGGGACGACCCGTGGCGACGCGCGCCTCCAGGAGCTGCGCCTGCTGCGCACCGTGCGTGACCGCATGGACCGCGACTACGCGCAGCCGCTCGACGTCGAGGCGCTGGCCCGCGGCGTGCACATGTCCGCCGGGCACCTGAGCCGCCGGTTCCGGGCCGCGTTCGGCGAGTCGCCCTACTCCTACCTCATGACGCGGCGCGTCGAGCGGGCGATGACGCTGCTGCGGCGCGGCGACCTGTCCGTCACGGAGGTCTGCTTCGCGGTCGGCTGCTCGTCGCTGGGGACGTTCAGCACGCGCTTCTCCGAGCTGGTCGGCGTCCCGCCGTCGGAGTACCGCCGCACCGCGGCCGCGGACGGTGCCGGCATCCCGAGCTGCGTCGCCAAGCAGGTGATGCGTCCGCAGCGGGATCGGTCAGGATCCGAGAAGCGGCAGCCGCACGCGTCCTCCTAG
- a CDS encoding bifunctional phosphatase PAP2/diacylglycerol kinase family protein codes for MATRRDEGRGPGLLRPHDVLTLLARLDRAAHARTSAYRLGARVDAALVRLSTAADRSRLWCAVAAGLALTGWRGQRAALRGLGSVVAASALANLLGKLVFGGRRPDASHLPWVRRLARQPTSGSFPSGHSASAAAFATGVALEWPAAGAAVAPVAAAVAYSRLHVGAHWVSDVAGGVALGAGVALAGRRLVPSRRLPGPDAPAGPPVRLPALPDGEGLTVVVNPRSGAARVRVHPVADLVRRALPRAHVVVLDEGTSVAQVVREAAARGARAVGAAGGDGTAAVVADAARRQGLPLLVLPTGTLNHFALTLGLSSVGAAARTAAAGTGTVVDVGELTVGDGGPVTVLNTFSVGVYPQLVTVRDRLTPRIGKPSATLVAAARALRAASPVPLVVDDEDGTRWSLFAGVGRYHPRTLAPVARRRLDDGVLDVRDAGAAAVYSRLRAFLELVAGDLGARVLAAVPPVRRRLVVRQRTAASLTVGTGVPAVLAHDGETTPLPPASVARLRIVPGALRVYAAHHPHDDRHDRPPAERP; via the coding sequence ATGGCGACGCGGCGCGACGAGGGACGCGGGCCGGGGCTGCTACGCCCGCACGACGTGCTGACGCTGCTCGCGCGCCTCGACCGCGCGGCGCACGCACGGACGTCGGCCTACCGCCTGGGCGCGCGCGTCGACGCCGCGCTGGTCCGGCTGTCCACCGCCGCCGACCGCTCGCGCCTGTGGTGCGCCGTCGCCGCCGGCCTGGCGCTGACGGGGTGGCGGGGGCAGCGGGCCGCGCTGCGCGGCCTGGGTTCGGTCGTGGCCGCGAGCGCGCTGGCGAACCTGCTGGGCAAGCTCGTCTTCGGCGGCCGACGTCCGGACGCGTCCCACCTGCCGTGGGTGCGGCGGCTCGCGCGGCAGCCGACGTCCGGGTCGTTCCCGTCGGGTCACAGCGCCTCGGCCGCGGCGTTCGCCACCGGTGTCGCGCTGGAGTGGCCGGCGGCGGGGGCGGCCGTGGCGCCCGTGGCCGCCGCCGTCGCGTACTCGCGGCTGCACGTCGGTGCGCACTGGGTGTCGGACGTGGCCGGCGGCGTCGCGCTGGGTGCGGGGGTCGCGCTCGCGGGGCGCCGGCTCGTCCCCAGCCGCCGGCTGCCGGGACCGGACGCGCCCGCGGGTCCGCCCGTGCGGCTCCCGGCCCTGCCCGACGGGGAGGGCCTGACGGTCGTGGTGAACCCCCGCTCGGGTGCGGCGCGCGTGCGCGTGCACCCCGTGGCGGACCTCGTGCGCCGCGCGCTCCCCCGCGCGCACGTCGTCGTCCTGGACGAGGGCACGTCGGTCGCGCAGGTGGTGCGGGAGGCCGCGGCGCGCGGCGCGCGGGCGGTCGGGGCGGCCGGCGGCGACGGCACCGCGGCCGTCGTCGCGGACGCCGCGCGCCGGCAGGGGCTGCCGCTGCTGGTGCTGCCCACCGGGACGCTCAACCACTTCGCGCTGACGCTGGGCCTGTCGTCCGTCGGTGCCGCCGCCCGCACCGCCGCGGCGGGCACCGGGACGGTCGTGGACGTCGGTGAGCTGACCGTCGGCGACGGTGGCCCCGTGACGGTGCTCAACACGTTCTCCGTCGGGGTGTACCCGCAGCTCGTGACGGTGCGCGACCGTCTGACGCCACGCATCGGCAAGCCCTCGGCGACGCTCGTCGCAGCGGCCCGGGCCCTGCGCGCGGCCTCACCGGTGCCGCTGGTCGTCGACGACGAGGACGGCACCCGGTGGTCGCTCTTCGCCGGTGTCGGCCGCTACCACCCGCGGACCCTGGCACCGGTCGCCCGGCGACGCCTCGACGACGGCGTGCTGGACGTGCGCGACGCCGGGGCCGCGGCCGTGTACAGCCGCCTGCGTGCGTTCCTCGAGCTCGTGGCCGGGGACCTCGGGGCCCGCGTCCTGGCGGCCGTGCCGCCGGTGCGCCGGCGGCTGGTCGTGCGGCAGCGCACGGCTGCGAGCCTGACGGTGGGCACGGGCGTACCCGCCGTCCTGGCCCACGACGGCGAGACCACACCGCTGCCCCCGGCGTCCGTCGCGCGGCTGCGCATCGTGCCCGGTGCGCTGCGGGTCTACGCGGCGCACCACCCGCACGACGACCGGCACGACCGCCCGCCCGCTGAGCGCCCGTGA
- a CDS encoding glycerophosphodiester phosphodiesterase family protein: MHTDDDVDDSRGHAPSRASHPYFDDPSGVVALAHRGFALDGRENSLTAFGAAVDLGFRYVETDAHATSDDVAVALHDETLDRTTDAEGLVSELPWSVVGRALIGGVDPVPRLEDVLGTWSGLRVNIDVKSEHAIVPVAHAIERTASHDRVCVTSFSVSRRRATLAHLSRPVATSAASGEVARFLASHRARAGRLAARALRDVDALQVPVAQGRLRVVDAGTLAAAHVAGRHVHVWTVNDPVEMHRLLDLGVDGLVTDRADLLRDVLRSRGLWT, from the coding sequence GTGCACACGGATGACGACGTCGACGACAGCCGTGGGCACGCGCCGTCGCGCGCGTCGCACCCCTACTTCGACGACCCGAGCGGGGTCGTCGCGCTCGCGCACCGCGGGTTCGCGCTCGACGGGCGGGAGAACTCGCTGACGGCGTTCGGGGCCGCCGTCGACCTCGGCTTCCGGTACGTCGAGACGGACGCCCACGCGACGTCCGACGACGTCGCCGTCGCACTGCACGACGAGACCCTGGACCGCACGACCGACGCGGAGGGGCTGGTCTCCGAGCTGCCGTGGTCGGTCGTCGGACGCGCGCTCATCGGCGGCGTCGACCCCGTGCCGCGGCTCGAGGACGTGCTGGGCACGTGGTCGGGGCTGCGCGTCAACATCGACGTCAAGAGCGAGCACGCGATCGTGCCCGTGGCGCACGCCATCGAGCGCACCGCGTCGCACGACCGCGTGTGCGTGACGTCGTTCTCCGTGTCCCGCCGCCGCGCGACGCTCGCCCACCTCAGCCGGCCGGTCGCCACGTCGGCGGCGTCGGGCGAGGTCGCGCGGTTCCTCGCGTCGCACCGCGCGCGCGCCGGGCGCCTGGCGGCCCGCGCGCTGCGGGACGTGGACGCGCTGCAGGTCCCGGTCGCGCAGGGGCGCCTGCGCGTCGTCGACGCGGGCACCCTGGCCGCGGCGCACGTGGCCGGCCGGCACGTGCACGTGTGGACGGTGAACGACCCGGTCGAGATGCACCGCCTGCTCGACCTGGGGGTCGACGGTCTGGTCACCGACCGCGCGGACCTCCTGCGGGACGTCCTGCGCTCACGCGGCCTCTGGACCTGA